In Polaribacter pacificus, the genomic window TTTTATGGAACATTTTAAAAGAGGTTCCAAGTCTTCAAAAAGATTATCGGTATCCTGATTTTGGTCTGCGTTTAATGAAGGGTTTGCCCATGTTGTTTTTTGGAGGAAAGGACTCTTATACTTTTATGCATTACGATATTGATTTGGCAAATATTTTCCATTTTCATTTTGAAGGAACCAAGAGAGTTATTCTTTTTGATCAAAAACAGAACAAGTATTTGTACAAGGTGCCACACTCTTTGATTACTCGAGAAGATATAGATTTTTCTAACCCAGATTTTGAAAAATGGCCAGCTTTAAAAAATGCAAAAGGCTATGAAACCCAATTAAACCACGGTGAAGTTTTGTATATGCCTGAGGGTTATTGGCACTATATGAAATATCTTACTCCAGGCTTTTCTATGAGTCTAAGAGCCATTGCAAGAAAACCAAAGAACTTTTCAAAGGCCGTTTACAATGTTTTTATCATGCGAAGCATAGACAATCTTATGCGAAGAATTAAAGGACAAAAATGGATAGACTGGAAGAATAATCAAGCGATTGTAAAAACAAATAAGGTTCTAGAAAAAGAAGGGCGTTAAGGTCCTCTTGTTTTTAAATGATTTTATACCCTATAAAAAAAGCTCTTGAATTTTCAAGAGCTTTTTTGTTTGTATGGTTTGGCTTATTTAAAGAGCCATCGATATATATCGTTTCCGTTGGCAAAGAGCAGCAGGATAATTAATAAGAAAAAACCTGCGATTTGAGCATATTCTAAAAACTTATCTCCTGGTTTTTTTCCGGTAATCATTTCCCAAAGGGTAAATACCACATGACCTCCATCTAATGCAGGGATTGGCAATAAATTCATAAACCCTAACATGATAGACAAAAAGGCTGTGATGTTCCAAAAAGATTCTGCGCTCCACTCAGAAGGAAAGATGCTCCCGATAGAGATAAAGCCTCCTAATCCTTTATAAGCACCAGTGCTTGGATTAAATATTTTTTTCAATTGTTTAATGTAGCCCGCTAAGGTTTCATAAGCTTTATTGGCTCCGGCAGGAATCGCTTCGGCAAAAGTAAATTGATTGTTTTCCAATTCGTAATAACCAAGCTTTTCTAAGTCAGATACAGACAATCTTGCCAGGGAAACACCCAAGGCTCCATCTTCTGTAACTTTTACAGGTAGATTAAGGGTTTTATTTGATCGTTTAACGCTAATCTCAATGTCTTGTCCTTTTAGACCTTCTAGATGCTTTTGAGCTTCATCAAAATAAGTAATAGAGACACCGTTAATAGCAGTAATAATATCTTTAGTAGCCAAACCACTTTTTAAATTTGGAGAGTCTTTAGAAAGAGCTCCTACCATAAAAGGATATCTTGGTAAAATAAAAGAACCTTCGTTTTTACCGCGTTCTATTAATTTTGAGATAAAGTCGATTGGGATTTCTTTTTCGATAACTTGACCATTTCTTTCAATGGTATAGTTGTTTCCGTTGATGAATTCTACAGGTAGGCTGTTAAATTTTCGAACTGAATTACCGTCAATACTTAGAATCTTATCTCCGTTTTTAAGGCCCAAATCGGTACCTAATTGATCTTGTACCCAAACACCACCTTTTACATTATCATTAGGTAAAAAGTTTTCGCCATAGGTGTACATTAACATGATATAGATAAAAATACCCAAGATAAAATTAACGATCACACCACCCAACATGATAATCAATCGTTGCCAAGCTGGTTTAGATCTAAACTCCCAGGGTTGTGCAGGTTGTTTCATTTGCTCGGTGTCCATGCTTTCATCGATCATTCCAGAGATCTTAACATAACCACCTAAAGGAATCCAACCAATACCGTATACCGTATCTCCAACTTTCTTTTTTACCAAAGAAAACTTATAATCAAAAAATAAGTAGAATTTTTCTACTCTTGTTTTAAAGAGTTTTGCTGGGATAAAATGCCCCAATTCATGCAGAACGATTAAGAGCGATAAACTTAAAATAAATTGAGATGCCTTTATCAGTATTTCCATTGAGCTGTTTTCTTTTTATAATCCCGCAAATGTACGTTTTTAATAAGAGTTGTAAAATAGCATTTTAAATCTATTGCTTGTTTTAACAAACTTTTATCGGTCATTTCTTTGATTATCTTCGTCTTTACAAGAATTATGTAGTAATTTTGTAGCTCTTCAAAGCTTTATTTTATGAAATCGTTTTCTTTTAAGAAATCACTACCATTTATCATCATAGCGGTGGTTCTATCGGTAATTTCACTGATTGTTTTTTACAATTTATTGTCTGTTGATAAACGACTGCCTATTTACAGCCCTTCTGATGTAAACCCGAAGTTGGTTGATGCCTCTGTAAAGCATATTCGAGTAAATCATGAGATCGCAGCATTTAACTTGACCAATCAAAATGGAGAGCAGATTACCCAAAAAGATTACGATGGTAAAATTTACATCGCTGATTTTTTCTTTACCCGTTGTCAGACCATCTGTATTGCGATGGCATACAATATGAGTGAGCTTCAATCTTACTATAAAAATGATGATGACATTATGTTTTTATCACATTCCGTAACTCCAGTAATGGACAGCGTACCTGTGTTAAAAGCCTATGCAGAAAACAAAGGTGTTATTGATGGCAAGTGGAACGTAACCACGGGTTCTAAAAAGCATATTTATGAGCTGGCTAGAAAAAGCTACTTTGCTGTTTTAGATGAAGGCAATGGAGACGAAGATGATTTTATTCATACCGAGCAATTTATTTTAGTAGATAAAGAACGCAGGATTCGAGGATATTATGACGGTACAGACAAAGAAGAAATGAAAAAACTTATTTCAGACGTCGCTTTGTTAAAAGAAGAATATCAAAAAAAGAAATAATATTTAATAAGAGTCAATTAACTTGTTTAGAATCATTCTAAATTTGTATCTTTGCTTTCTAAAATTTTGGCTTTTTGGACACAATTGCAAGCTTATTAATTGGAGAGGTAGGAATCATCACAGAAGATGCTTTGGATAATATTCCTCTAAAACTATTAGAAATGGGATGTTTGCCAGGAGCAGAGGTTGTTATTTTGCAAATAGCTCCGCTTAAAGATCCCTTATATATTTGTGTAAACGGAAGTCACTTAGCCATTCGTAAAGAAATGGCAGCACAAATAAGAGTGGTAAAAAGTGAATAAATGGAAAAAGCAAGGCCCATTAAAGTAGCATTGATAGGAAATCCCAATACAGGGAAGACCTCTTTATTTAATCAACTAACAGGGTTAACTCAGAAAGTTGGAAACTACCCAGGGGTAACTGTAGACAAAAAAGAGGGTACTTGCAAATTACCAAACGGAACAGCTGCTACCATCATTGATTTACCCGGTACCTATAGCATCAACCCTACATCTATTGATGAAAGCATCGTTTTAAAATCGCTGTTAAATACTGATGATAATAACCATCCAGATGTTATTGTTTTGGTGGCTGATATAGAAAATTTAAAAAGAAACTTACTGCTGTTTTCTCAAGTCAAAGACTTAGAGATTCCCATCGTTTTGGCCATTAACATGGCAGATCAACAGGAGAGAAAAGGAA contains:
- the rseP gene encoding RIP metalloprotease RseP → MEILIKASQFILSLSLLIVLHELGHFIPAKLFKTRVEKFYLFFDYKFSLVKKKVGDTVYGIGWIPLGGYVKISGMIDESMDTEQMKQPAQPWEFRSKPAWQRLIIMLGGVIVNFILGIFIYIMLMYTYGENFLPNDNVKGGVWVQDQLGTDLGLKNGDKILSIDGNSVRKFNSLPVEFINGNNYTIERNGQVIEKEIPIDFISKLIERGKNEGSFILPRYPFMVGALSKDSPNLKSGLATKDIITAINGVSITYFDEAQKHLEGLKGQDIEISVKRSNKTLNLPVKVTEDGALGVSLARLSVSDLEKLGYYELENNQFTFAEAIPAGANKAYETLAGYIKQLKKIFNPSTGAYKGLGGFISIGSIFPSEWSAESFWNITAFLSIMLGFMNLLPIPALDGGHVVFTLWEMITGKKPGDKFLEYAQIAGFFLLIILLLFANGNDIYRWLFK
- a CDS encoding cupin-like domain-containing protein, whose amino-acid sequence is MDLQLSQIERVKTITKEDFIKNYFKPQKPVVIEQFITDWPAYNKWSLDYMKEQVGDKIVPLYDDRPVDYKDGFNEPHATMKMADYINLLKREPTKFRIFLWNILKEVPSLQKDYRYPDFGLRLMKGLPMLFFGGKDSYTFMHYDIDLANIFHFHFEGTKRVILFDQKQNKYLYKVPHSLITREDIDFSNPDFEKWPALKNAKGYETQLNHGEVLYMPEGYWHYMKYLTPGFSMSLRAIARKPKNFSKAVYNVFIMRSIDNLMRRIKGQKWIDWKNNQAIVKTNKVLEKEGR
- a CDS encoding FeoA family protein: MDTIASLLIGEVGIITEDALDNIPLKLLEMGCLPGAEVVILQIAPLKDPLYICVNGSHLAIRKEMAAQIRVVKSE
- a CDS encoding SCO family protein; its protein translation is MKSFSFKKSLPFIIIAVVLSVISLIVFYNLLSVDKRLPIYSPSDVNPKLVDASVKHIRVNHEIAAFNLTNQNGEQITQKDYDGKIYIADFFFTRCQTICIAMAYNMSELQSYYKNDDDIMFLSHSVTPVMDSVPVLKAYAENKGVIDGKWNVTTGSKKHIYELARKSYFAVLDEGNGDEDDFIHTEQFILVDKERRIRGYYDGTDKEEMKKLISDVALLKEEYQKKK